A window of the Dongshaea marina genome harbors these coding sequences:
- a CDS encoding 5'-nucleotidase, lipoprotein e(P4) family, translating to MKKTMLAVITTAALTVASWQATAKEMPVTTAQLENQAVLAVDWVQQSGEYRALAYQAFNSARMAFDDIHKLDLNHVSKVHRSDKLKKAVVVDLDETMVDNSAYAAWRIKHGQSYSSKTWHEWEKAGKATAIPGAVAFANYVNSHGGTMFYVSNRSHASYAETVKNLKELGFTGVNDKTVLLKTTTSDKAARRDKITSEGYKIVMLIGDNLDDFDSDVIHQSNKVRRDHVDANKALYGIKYIVLPNPTYGGWEPGMAKDYFKLSNEGKNKVRHDALNAWDGK from the coding sequence ATGAAAAAGACCATGTTGGCAGTGATCACTACAGCGGCACTGACGGTTGCTTCCTGGCAGGCTACAGCCAAGGAGATGCCGGTTACCACGGCTCAGCTAGAAAACCAGGCTGTGTTGGCGGTGGACTGGGTCCAGCAATCCGGCGAGTATCGTGCCCTTGCTTACCAGGCCTTTAACAGTGCACGGATGGCGTTTGATGATATCCATAAGCTGGACCTCAATCATGTATCCAAGGTGCATCGCTCAGATAAGCTGAAAAAAGCTGTGGTGGTTGATCTGGATGAGACCATGGTCGATAACAGTGCCTATGCCGCATGGCGGATCAAGCATGGCCAGAGCTACTCCTCCAAGACCTGGCACGAGTGGGAAAAGGCTGGAAAGGCGACGGCAATTCCCGGAGCGGTCGCTTTTGCCAACTATGTGAACTCACATGGTGGCACTATGTTTTATGTGAGTAACCGCTCTCATGCAAGCTATGCAGAAACGGTGAAGAATCTTAAAGAGCTGGGCTTTACCGGGGTCAATGATAAGACGGTATTGCTGAAGACCACCACTTCAGACAAGGCGGCTCGTCGCGATAAGATCACCAGTGAAGGTTATAAGATCGTGATGCTGATCGGCGATAACCTGGATGATTTTGATTCCGATGTGATTCATCAATCCAATAAGGTGCGTCGCGACCATGTAGATGCCAATAAGGCACTGTACGGGATCAAATACATAGTGCTGCCGAATCCAACCTATGGTGGTTGGGAGCCAGGCATGGCCAAGGACTATTTTAAGCTGTCTAACGAAGGCAAAAACAAGGTGCGGCATGACGCCCTGAATGCCTGGGATGGTAAGTAA
- the uraA gene encoding uracil permease → MNRVVAVDERLPLLQTIPLSLQHLFAMFGATVLVPILFHINPATVLLFNGVGTLLYLYICRGKIPAYLGSSFAFISPVLLLLPMGYELALGGFIVCGLLFCIVALIVKKAGLNWLHVIFPPAAMGAIVAVIGLELAGVAAKMAGLVTAPGVAVDSKTITVSIITLAVTALGAVVFRGFLAIIPILIGVLVGYGVSFALGMVDISKIAEAHWLAMPTLYTPKFDWVAILTILPAALVVIAEHVGHLVVTANIVQKDLLKDPGLHRSMFANGVSTMLSGFFGSTPNTTYGENIGVLAITKVFSCWVIGGAAVIAILLSFVGKLAAAIQVIPVPVIGGISLVLYGVIATSGIRILIDSRVDYNLPKNLILTSVILIIGVGGAKINIGSVELKGMVLATLVGILMSLIFKGIEILRKETPAKAD, encoded by the coding sequence ATGAATCGAGTTGTGGCAGTCGATGAGCGTTTACCACTTTTACAAACCATACCACTGAGCCTGCAACATCTGTTTGCGATGTTTGGGGCGACCGTGCTGGTTCCCATCCTGTTTCATATCAATCCGGCAACCGTGTTGTTGTTTAACGGAGTTGGGACTTTGCTATACCTCTATATCTGTAGAGGAAAGATCCCCGCTTATTTGGGCTCCAGCTTTGCCTTCATCTCGCCGGTACTCCTGCTGCTTCCTATGGGTTATGAGCTAGCTTTGGGCGGTTTTATTGTGTGTGGGTTGCTGTTTTGTATCGTGGCCCTGATCGTTAAAAAGGCCGGGCTGAACTGGCTGCATGTGATCTTTCCGCCTGCGGCGATGGGAGCCATAGTGGCTGTCATTGGTCTGGAGCTTGCCGGGGTTGCGGCCAAGATGGCTGGTCTGGTGACGGCGCCCGGAGTGGCGGTTGATTCCAAAACCATTACGGTTTCGATCATCACCCTGGCGGTCACCGCTTTGGGAGCCGTGGTGTTTCGTGGCTTTCTGGCCATCATCCCGATCCTGATCGGCGTGCTGGTGGGCTATGGAGTCTCTTTTGCGCTGGGGATGGTGGATATCAGTAAGATTGCCGAGGCCCACTGGCTGGCGATGCCCACTCTGTATACCCCTAAGTTTGATTGGGTAGCGATTTTGACCATATTGCCGGCTGCGCTGGTGGTGATTGCCGAGCATGTCGGGCATCTGGTGGTGACCGCCAACATAGTGCAAAAGGATCTGCTCAAGGACCCGGGCCTGCATCGCTCGATGTTTGCCAATGGCGTTTCGACCATGCTGTCGGGCTTTTTCGGTTCGACTCCCAACACTACCTATGGTGAGAACATCGGGGTACTGGCGATTACCAAGGTGTTTAGCTGCTGGGTCATCGGCGGTGCGGCGGTGATCGCTATTTTGCTCTCTTTTGTCGGTAAGCTGGCGGCCGCCATCCAGGTGATCCCGGTGCCTGTAATTGGCGGGATCTCTTTGGTGTTGTATGGGGTGATCGCTACCTCCGGCATCCGGATCCTAATTGACTCCAGGGTTGACTATAACCTGCCGAAAAACCTGATCCTGACCTCGGTGATTCTGATTATCGGCGTCGGTGGTGCCAAGATCAATATCGGCAGTGTTGAACTCAAGGGGATGGTGCTGGCTACCCTGGTGGGTATCCTGATGAGCCTTATCTTTAAGGGGATTGAGATCTTAAGAAAAGAGACCCCGGCTAAGGCGGATTGA
- a CDS encoding oxidoreductase: MPSPTLFSPFSFANGKKAGNRIALAPMTTTLSQPDGSISALDLKWLQSFREGGFGVITTPVSYISTSGQGWPNQMAIDQDENLPGLTTLARTINTDNNLSIIQIGHNGSRSPAELIGQQPVSSSAFTLDIPGFEQPRALGLEEIASLTQAYARAVERAYQAGFDGAELHFANGYLITQFLSTQTNLRQDCYGGTLENRARFAREVVQACRAKVPHDFIIGARLSPEGPGLDLDESVQTALWLKADGLDFVHLSQLDASMPPTKYPDAEQMVVHYFRNALGEDYPIFVAGGITSKAKAQRVLQAGASFVALGRIALGNPDWPQRIREQLPVLEYPYRQQDLISRGIPRGVIDYCNTYIAAFGIMEPEPAEKSPA, translated from the coding sequence ATGCCAAGTCCAACTCTGTTTAGCCCCTTTAGTTTTGCCAATGGCAAAAAAGCCGGGAACCGTATTGCACTGGCTCCCATGACAACCACCCTGAGCCAGCCCGATGGCTCCATCTCTGCTCTGGATCTTAAGTGGCTACAAAGTTTCCGCGAGGGGGGATTTGGCGTGATCACCACCCCTGTCAGTTACATCAGTACTTCAGGCCAGGGCTGGCCCAATCAGATGGCGATCGATCAGGATGAGAACCTGCCGGGACTAACCACACTCGCCAGGACTATCAACACAGACAATAACCTGAGCATTATCCAGATCGGCCACAACGGATCCCGCAGCCCGGCTGAACTCATCGGGCAGCAGCCGGTGTCATCTTCAGCTTTTACTCTGGATATCCCCGGATTTGAGCAACCCAGAGCCCTTGGGCTTGAAGAGATAGCGAGCCTGACCCAAGCCTACGCCAGAGCCGTCGAGCGGGCTTACCAGGCAGGGTTTGATGGTGCAGAGCTTCACTTTGCCAACGGTTATCTCATCACCCAGTTTTTGAGCACCCAAACCAACCTTCGCCAGGATTGCTATGGGGGAACACTGGAAAACCGGGCACGCTTTGCCCGGGAGGTAGTTCAGGCCTGTCGTGCAAAAGTTCCTCACGACTTTATCATAGGAGCCCGCCTCTCCCCCGAGGGCCCGGGCCTTGATCTGGATGAGTCGGTTCAGACCGCGCTCTGGCTAAAAGCCGATGGTTTAGACTTTGTACATCTTTCACAGCTCGATGCCAGCATGCCTCCGACAAAATATCCGGATGCAGAGCAGATGGTCGTACACTATTTCAGAAATGCGCTGGGAGAGGATTATCCAATTTTTGTGGCCGGGGGGATCACCTCGAAAGCAAAAGCACAAAGGGTACTACAGGCAGGAGCAAGCTTTGTGGCGCTGGGGCGGATCGCCCTGGGTAATCCGGACTGGCCACAACGGATCAGGGAGCAGCTTCCAGTGTTGGAGTACCCCTACCGACAACAAGATCTGATCAGCCGGGGCATCCCCCGGGGGGTGATCGATTACTGCAACACCTATATTGCTGCCTTTGGGATCATGGAGCCTGAGCCGGCTGAAAAGAGCCCGGCTTAG
- a CDS encoding LysR family transcriptional regulator — MPSVDALHDFLAVARHLNFARAAHERGCSHSAISRRIAQFEGELGVALFVRSTRSVVLTEAGHCLMERSVAVLNQFDELFDGIREFSQRIEGEVRISCPRLYANQYLSGLLPEFRQLFPDLKLLIQTDEALTDLFSSEIDLCIRLSVPGDSNLVSRKICDVDYWLVASKEYLAEGEQITGVDDLRSKTLLPLNRESYHQQWHFERDGQRQSLSVVDTPLKTNDVELLLSMLHQGLGIGLFAEHLVRDDLERGRLVRLLPDYQIVPHQAGSMLHLLYTRERSRLLRVRVVIDFLIERLRQLHRVASIAP; from the coding sequence ATGCCTTCTGTTGACGCCTTACATGATTTTCTGGCGGTGGCACGTCATCTTAATTTTGCCAGGGCGGCCCATGAGCGGGGCTGCTCTCACTCGGCGATCTCCCGCAGAATCGCTCAATTTGAGGGTGAGCTTGGAGTGGCTCTTTTTGTTCGCAGCACCCGCAGTGTCGTGCTTACCGAGGCGGGTCACTGTTTGATGGAGCGCTCGGTCGCGGTTTTGAACCAGTTCGACGAGCTGTTTGACGGGATCCGCGAATTTAGCCAGCGGATCGAGGGGGAGGTTCGGATCTCCTGCCCCCGACTCTATGCCAATCAGTATCTGAGTGGTTTACTCCCGGAGTTTCGTCAGCTTTTTCCGGATCTGAAGTTACTGATCCAGACCGATGAAGCTTTAACTGATCTGTTTTCATCCGAGATTGATCTGTGTATTCGCCTGAGTGTACCCGGTGACAGTAACCTTGTGTCACGCAAGATCTGTGATGTGGACTACTGGCTGGTGGCATCAAAGGAGTATCTGGCTGAGGGGGAGCAGATCACTGGGGTTGATGATCTCAGAAGCAAGACCCTGTTGCCGCTCAATCGAGAGAGCTATCATCAGCAGTGGCACTTTGAACGAGATGGCCAGCGGCAATCCCTTTCTGTGGTGGACACTCCCCTTAAAACTAATGATGTAGAGCTGCTACTGAGCATGTTGCATCAGGGCCTGGGGATCGGGCTTTTTGCAGAACATCTGGTCCGTGACGATCTTGAGCGAGGGAGACTGGTTCGGCTGCTGCCTGACTACCAGATCGTACCCCATCAGGCGGGTAGTATGCTGCACCTGCTCTATACCCGGGAGCGCTCCCGTTTACTGAGAGTGAGAGTGGTGATCGACTTTTTAATCGAGCGGTTACGCCAGCTTCACCGGGTGGCTTCGATAGCCCCCTGA
- a CDS encoding cation:proton antiporter, whose product MEVLAQVLVVLGALLISGLLFELIGRQILLPRVTLLLVFGSVIGPQGFNLIPDVLTVHFELVANVALVMIGFLLGEKLTFRAMHKMGKRVIWISFCAALAPTIIVTCGLLFVGLPVDIAILLGCIASATAPVATVDTVMESGSKGPFADLLLAIVAFDDAWALLFFSFGIAIIGILDGGNGLMFPILHALRDIGGALLLGIAIGAPAAFLTGRLSYGRPMLTEALGVVFLCGGLAIWLDVSFLISAMVMGAVIANFARHHQYPFHAIEGIEGPFMVIFFILAGALFEFESILIAGGVCIVYISCRILGKIVGAAIGSSISEADRVTRRWMGVAMLPQAGAAMGMMLVAIELFPDYRQTLLSVVIGSTVFFEIIGPVFTRLALKLADHSEGDGP is encoded by the coding sequence ATGGAAGTACTTGCTCAGGTCCTGGTTGTCCTTGGTGCCCTGTTAATTTCCGGACTCCTGTTTGAACTGATCGGGCGGCAGATCCTGCTACCCAGGGTCACCCTGTTGCTGGTGTTTGGCTCAGTGATCGGTCCCCAGGGTTTCAACCTGATACCGGATGTATTGACGGTTCACTTTGAGCTGGTGGCCAATGTTGCGCTGGTGATGATCGGTTTTTTGCTGGGTGAAAAGCTGACCTTCCGGGCGATGCATAAAATGGGCAAGCGAGTTATCTGGATCTCATTTTGCGCGGCACTGGCTCCAACCATCATAGTGACCTGTGGCCTGCTGTTTGTGGGGCTTCCAGTGGATATCGCAATTTTGCTGGGGTGCATCGCTTCGGCAACGGCCCCGGTGGCGACCGTCGATACAGTGATGGAGTCGGGCTCCAAGGGGCCCTTTGCCGATCTGCTGCTGGCGATCGTCGCTTTTGATGATGCCTGGGCGCTGCTGTTTTTCAGTTTTGGGATCGCGATTATCGGCATCCTGGATGGTGGTAATGGCCTGATGTTCCCAATTCTGCATGCGCTGCGCGATATTGGGGGAGCCTTGCTGCTCGGGATTGCTATCGGGGCACCGGCGGCCTTTCTAACTGGTCGCCTGAGCTATGGTCGTCCCATGCTGACCGAGGCCCTTGGTGTGGTCTTTCTGTGTGGCGGACTGGCGATCTGGCTGGATGTCTCCTTTTTGATCTCAGCCATGGTGATGGGGGCTGTGATCGCCAATTTTGCCCGCCATCACCAGTACCCGTTTCATGCCATCGAGGGGATCGAAGGGCCCTTCATGGTGATCTTCTTTATCCTGGCCGGCGCCTTGTTTGAGTTTGAATCGATACTGATCGCAGGAGGAGTCTGTATCGTGTATATCTCCTGCCGGATCCTCGGAAAAATTGTCGGGGCGGCGATCGGCAGCAGCATCAGTGAGGCAGACCGGGTGACCCGGCGCTGGATGGGGGTGGCCATGCTGCCCCAGGCCGGTGCGGCGATGGGGATGATGCTGGTGGCGATTGAGCTATTTCCCGACTATCGCCAGACTCTGCTCTCAGTGGTTATCGGCTCTACCGTCTTCTTTGAGATCATAGGGCCTGTGTTCACCCGTCTGGCACTCAAGCTTGCTGATCACAGCGAAGGGGACGGCCCCTGA
- a CDS encoding GGDEF domain-containing protein, with amino-acid sequence MPTLRQFTYKLFAVYIMLALLAFLAILLIWQLPNQQRLNHQHLKLQYQEFRGGLEQQQQQLQRLANLLQDIASIDRKNLSQTYHPLFERIQAHDDIHAFIYDGQIFWDLNNRGTTPLSQTLSTFLGETPRLPTHHRCGWYPFKDGLLLIDTQPLANGQHLLLVRELSGIALRQLALKSHLDYRLEPYDSNLSSQPLTAPMALKQNQPQLRLYLSNLRLEPSQQLTLISKDQRPLLWYFSGEIMLLFWLMMLSGCLIWSFHHFILKPLLHTQKQVGRTSTQGDPLPIQNGYTPLKELNHFVKSYNRLVDRVKAKKQQLEAMAHTDGLTGIYNRRAFDRHMRESWQRASRIQSGLALIICDVDYFKPYNDNYGHPAGDKVLIQLAELLSQHFIRATDFVARYGGEEFVIVAEAQILQPLQAYLESLQTKLRELAILHEYSQCSDYLTISIGASVIEHSGAWLRSEHVQEFIEQADENLYKAKAAGRNTIVSSIFE; translated from the coding sequence ATGCCCACGTTAAGGCAATTCACCTATAAGCTGTTTGCTGTCTACATAATGCTGGCTCTGCTGGCATTTTTAGCTATTTTATTGATCTGGCAGCTTCCCAATCAGCAACGCCTCAACCATCAGCATCTAAAGCTCCAGTATCAGGAATTTCGGGGTGGCCTGGAGCAACAGCAACAGCAACTGCAGCGACTGGCTAACCTGCTACAGGATATTGCCAGCATCGACAGGAAAAATCTCAGCCAAACGTATCATCCCCTGTTTGAGCGAATCCAGGCTCACGATGATATCCATGCCTTTATCTATGATGGACAGATTTTTTGGGATCTAAATAATCGGGGCACCACACCTTTAAGCCAGACTCTCAGCACCTTTCTCGGCGAAACCCCAAGGCTTCCGACCCATCATCGTTGCGGATGGTATCCTTTCAAGGATGGCCTGCTGCTTATCGATACCCAACCCCTGGCGAACGGCCAACACCTGCTACTGGTCCGCGAGCTCAGCGGTATTGCACTCAGGCAACTGGCGCTTAAGAGTCATCTTGACTACCGGCTGGAGCCTTACGATAGCAACCTATCCTCACAGCCCTTGACCGCCCCCATGGCTCTGAAGCAAAACCAGCCACAGCTGCGCCTGTACCTCAGTAATCTCAGGCTTGAGCCCTCCCAGCAACTGACACTGATCAGCAAGGATCAGCGCCCACTACTCTGGTATTTTAGCGGCGAGATCATGTTACTTTTCTGGTTGATGATGCTATCAGGCTGCCTGATCTGGTCTTTTCACCACTTTATTCTCAAACCCCTGCTGCATACCCAAAAACAGGTGGGTCGCACCAGCACCCAGGGCGATCCGCTGCCGATCCAAAATGGCTACACTCCCCTCAAAGAGCTCAATCATTTCGTCAAGAGTTACAATCGATTGGTGGATCGGGTCAAGGCTAAAAAACAGCAGCTGGAGGCGATGGCCCATACCGATGGCCTGACCGGGATTTACAACCGCAGGGCCTTCGATCGACATATGCGTGAGAGTTGGCAACGGGCCAGCCGCATCCAGTCGGGCCTGGCTCTCATCATCTGTGATGTCGATTATTTCAAGCCTTATAACGATAATTACGGCCATCCGGCCGGCGACAAAGTGCTGATCCAGCTTGCAGAGCTCCTCAGCCAGCATTTTATCCGGGCCACCGACTTCGTTGCCCGTTACGGCGGTGAGGAGTTTGTGATTGTCGCAGAGGCACAGATCCTCCAGCCTCTGCAGGCCTATCTCGAGTCTCTGCAAACCAAACTGCGGGAGCTGGCGATTCTTCATGAATATTCACAATGCTCTGACTATTTGACCATAAGCATCGGCGCCAGCGTGATTGAGCACAGTGGCGCCTGGTTGCGCAGTGAACATGTCCAGGAGTTCATAGAGCAGGCCGACGAGAACCTCTATAAGGCCAAGGCTGCCGGTCGCAACACCATCGTCAGCTCTATCTTCGAGTAA
- the msrA gene encoding peptide-methionine (S)-S-oxide reductase MsrA: MDKQQMITPEQALPGRTEPIRIEEQHYVTGNPLQEEIPPGMAIAYFAMGCFWGAERLFWKQPGVWSTAVGYQGGYTPNPSYEEVCSGRTGHTESVQVVFDPKIVSYPQLLQLFWEQHDPTQGMRQGADIGTQYRSVIFTLTPEQRQQAQSSRDQFSRLLADKGHPATITTSIETAPSFYFAEPYHQQYLAKNPGGYCGLGGLGFCLPPDNTAN; this comes from the coding sequence ATGGATAAGCAACAGATGATCACCCCGGAGCAAGCGCTTCCCGGTCGAACAGAGCCTATTCGAATTGAAGAGCAACACTATGTCACCGGCAACCCTCTGCAGGAAGAGATCCCACCCGGGATGGCTATCGCCTATTTTGCCATGGGCTGCTTCTGGGGCGCTGAACGCCTGTTCTGGAAACAGCCGGGTGTCTGGAGCACGGCTGTCGGTTACCAGGGGGGCTATACCCCGAACCCAAGTTATGAAGAGGTATGCAGCGGCCGCACCGGACACACAGAATCGGTGCAGGTGGTGTTTGATCCCAAGATCGTAAGTTACCCACAACTGCTCCAGCTTTTCTGGGAACAGCACGATCCAACCCAGGGAATGCGCCAGGGTGCAGATATCGGCACCCAGTACCGCTCGGTGATCTTTACCCTCACCCCGGAGCAAAGACAGCAGGCACAATCCAGCCGAGACCAATTTTCCAGGCTGCTGGCAGACAAGGGCCATCCTGCAACCATTACCACCAGCATTGAAACCGCCCCCTCTTTCTATTTTGCCGAGCCCTATCATCAACAGTACCTGGCGAAGAATCCCGGGGGATATTGTGGTCTGGGTGGATTAGGTTTCTGCCTGCCACCCGATAACACAGCTAATTAG
- the bcp gene encoding thioredoxin-dependent thiol peroxidase: METLQAGAPAPDFSLQDQEGKTVSLSDFHGKKLLLYFYPKAMTPGCTTQACGLRDINSELEALNTRVVGVSPDAPARLKRFEDKQQLNFTLLADEDHQLAEKFGVWGLKKFMGREFDGIHRISFLIDEKGQIAHVFNKFKTKEHADVVLDYLKQHP; this comes from the coding sequence ATTGAAACTCTCCAGGCAGGTGCTCCGGCCCCTGACTTCTCCCTGCAAGACCAGGAAGGCAAAACAGTCTCCCTCAGCGACTTTCATGGTAAAAAGCTGCTGCTCTATTTTTATCCCAAGGCGATGACTCCAGGTTGTACCACCCAGGCCTGTGGCTTGCGGGATATCAACAGCGAGCTTGAGGCGTTGAACACCCGGGTGGTCGGGGTCAGTCCGGATGCTCCTGCTCGTCTCAAGCGCTTTGAAGATAAGCAGCAACTCAATTTCACCCTGTTGGCCGATGAGGATCATCAGCTCGCCGAAAAATTCGGTGTCTGGGGACTCAAGAAATTTATGGGCAGGGAGTTTGATGGGATCCACCGCATCAGCTTTCTCATCGATGAAAAAGGACAGATAGCCCACGTCTTTAATAAGTTCAAGACCAAAGAACATGCCGACGTGGTCCTGGACTACCTCAAGCAACACCCCTGA
- a CDS encoding glycine cleavage system protein R yields MSHYLVVSAIGKNRSSIVHQIASHVAECGCNIIDSRLAIFGQEFTLMMLLSGNWNSMAQVEATLPLKSQELDLVSVMKRTSEQELRSYSYSVDANIEIQDTPGILKHFTQFFTDIQAELHSLQSEIYVEEPSKTEILHARFQLSLPKGSDIEAAHQQYLDLCNTLGTLNHQFQVHTLADQ; encoded by the coding sequence ATGAGTCACTATCTTGTCGTGAGTGCCATCGGCAAAAACCGTTCCAGTATTGTCCATCAGATCGCCTCCCATGTTGCCGAATGTGGATGCAATATCATCGACAGTCGTCTTGCCATCTTTGGCCAGGAGTTTACCCTGATGATGCTGCTCTCCGGAAACTGGAATTCAATGGCTCAGGTTGAAGCCACTCTTCCGCTGAAAAGCCAGGAGCTGGATCTGGTCAGCGTGATGAAGCGCACCTCTGAGCAGGAGCTTCGCAGCTACAGCTACAGCGTGGATGCCAATATTGAGATTCAGGATACACCGGGAATACTCAAGCACTTCACCCAGTTTTTTACCGATATCCAGGCAGAACTTCATAGCCTGCAATCCGAAATCTATGTGGAAGAGCCCTCCAAAACAGAGATCCTGCATGCGCGTTTTCAGCTTAGCCTGCCCAAAGGCAGTGATATAGAGGCGGCTCATCAACAGTATTTGGATTTGTGTAACACTCTGGGTACTCTAAACCATCAGTTCCAGGTTCACACCCTGGCCGATCAATAA
- the dapA gene encoding 4-hydroxy-tetrahydrodipicolinate synthase yields the protein MLQGSIVALITPMTGDGQIDYTSLQNLVDYHVRSGTQAIVAVGTTGESSTLDTEEHISVVRHVVKYAAGRIPVIAGTGSNDTAYAIELTQALANSGVVAGLSVTPYYNKPSQEGLYQHFKTVAESSELPLILYNVPGRTGCDLLPQTVARLAEIPNIIGIKEATGSLERLQEIKACCPSDFLLYSGDDGSSCEFMLQGGHGTISVTANVAASQLNTMCQCALAGDREQALAADQPLRALHQALFIDSNPVPIKWACHAVGLVANGQLRLPLVSLAQDKVPELERALESAGVKVGE from the coding sequence ATGTTGCAAGGTAGCATCGTTGCCCTTATTACCCCCATGACTGGTGACGGTCAGATTGACTACACCAGCTTGCAAAATTTAGTCGATTATCATGTTCGCAGTGGAACCCAGGCGATTGTCGCCGTGGGGACGACCGGAGAGTCGTCAACGCTGGATACCGAAGAACATATCTCAGTGGTTCGCCATGTGGTGAAATACGCTGCAGGCCGGATACCGGTGATCGCTGGCACCGGATCGAATGATACCGCTTATGCCATTGAATTAACCCAGGCCCTCGCCAACAGCGGTGTGGTTGCCGGTTTATCGGTCACCCCCTACTACAATAAACCCTCTCAGGAGGGGCTGTATCAGCATTTTAAAACCGTTGCCGAAAGTAGCGAGCTCCCTCTCATCCTTTATAATGTGCCGGGCCGGACCGGCTGTGACCTTCTCCCACAAACCGTGGCACGGCTGGCCGAGATCCCCAATATTATCGGGATCAAAGAGGCGACCGGTAGCCTGGAACGTCTTCAGGAGATTAAGGCCTGTTGCCCGAGTGATTTTCTGCTGTATAGCGGAGATGATGGGAGTAGCTGTGAATTTATGCTCCAGGGTGGGCACGGTACTATCTCGGTGACGGCTAATGTTGCGGCATCACAGCTCAATACCATGTGTCAGTGTGCACTGGCGGGAGACAGAGAGCAGGCGTTGGCTGCGGATCAGCCTCTGCGCGCTCTGCACCAGGCTCTGTTTATCGACTCGAACCCGGTTCCTATCAAGTGGGCGTGTCATGCGGTAGGCCTGGTTGCGAATGGTCAATTAAGGTTGCCTCTGGTTTCTCTGGCACAGGACAAGGTCCCTGAGCTGGAGCGGGCGTTAGAGTCGGCAGGAGTGAAAGTAGGTGAATAA
- the bamC gene encoding outer membrane protein assembly factor BamC has protein sequence MNNKKQCLQLAAAGVLAIIGVSGCSSSHDLSQATGSTEYLNAKLDTQPFVVPTGLQAPQFNTRYYIPAAAAGTSKEPVGKSVNIEPPVQLLPVVSGSRVGQSQSGALVWYSSTQSISELSDTLWSLMQQTLKVTDSSSGKQDYSLATPWIKSYTVQHNQVRSKFKVALKSQPDLHRVGVELTTVAAEVFQKGSWQGISVNDYAALQQRNTLMNQLAFNYQNRLNQQLLKAASGSIKVQAGKDSSELNAWIADAPYEVVWNRLEHLLPALGFTVTQAQQSLGEFKLEYKGSSLFSSDKGKPLSALDSGKYRLLLGDLGQKTSMTLFSKESTPLKAETFDKLTPTVVSAFAKQNSIKHQ, from the coding sequence GTGAATAATAAAAAACAGTGTTTGCAACTGGCGGCTGCCGGAGTGCTTGCGATCATCGGGGTGAGCGGCTGTAGCTCCAGCCATGATCTGTCGCAGGCGACAGGCTCGACGGAGTATCTCAATGCCAAGCTGGATACCCAACCCTTTGTGGTACCAACTGGCCTGCAGGCTCCGCAGTTTAATACCCGCTACTATATTCCCGCGGCTGCTGCAGGCACATCAAAAGAGCCAGTCGGTAAGAGTGTCAATATTGAACCGCCGGTCCAGCTGCTACCTGTCGTTAGTGGAAGCCGGGTGGGTCAATCACAAAGTGGAGCCCTGGTCTGGTACAGCAGCACTCAAAGCATCTCTGAGCTAAGTGATACCCTGTGGTCGCTGATGCAGCAAACTCTGAAGGTAACCGACAGCAGCTCTGGGAAACAGGACTATTCACTGGCAACCCCCTGGATTAAATCCTATACCGTACAGCACAACCAGGTTCGCTCAAAGTTTAAGGTGGCTCTCAAGAGTCAGCCGGATCTGCACCGGGTTGGCGTTGAGCTCACCACAGTGGCGGCCGAAGTTTTCCAAAAAGGGTCCTGGCAGGGGATCTCTGTCAATGATTATGCTGCCCTGCAGCAGCGTAACACTTTGATGAATCAGCTTGCGTTTAACTATCAGAATCGATTGAACCAGCAGCTTCTTAAGGCGGCCAGTGGCAGCATTAAGGTGCAGGCGGGCAAAGATAGCAGTGAGCTCAACGCCTGGATCGCCGATGCTCCTTATGAGGTGGTGTGGAACCGTCTTGAGCACCTGCTGCCGGCCCTTGGTTTTACCGTAACCCAGGCTCAGCAATCTCTGGGCGAGTTCAAGCTCGAATACAAGGGCAGTTCCTTGTTTAGTAGTGACAAGGGTAAGCCGCTATCGGCTCTTGATTCAGGTAAGTACCGCTTGCTGCTCGGCGATCTCGGGCAGAAGACCTCGATGACCCTGTTTAGTAAGGAGTCGACGCCGCTCAAGGCTGAGACCTTCGATAAGCTGACCCCGACCGTGGTTAGCGCATTTGCAAAGCAAAATAGCATTAAGCATCAGTAA